From a single Nematostella vectensis chromosome 3, jaNemVect1.1, whole genome shotgun sequence genomic region:
- the LOC116616072 gene encoding uncharacterized protein LOC116616072 — protein sequence MRDFSSEPRSTQNGIINQAFSKSEENIIESKIRCLHSTLDLSAPEIQCSNDKRGKQATFTVKINQGICGKIGIKLVRGMCQIDEERSPDENGIFVQCVRPGSPSEGKLMPKDRIIAINGVDLTNLSLRTAEQHLKKSAASRRHVTLTVERSESNRVQCQTSTESYNPPEINLKQHWLQELEAVFNVYASHDHMRKRDFFKALRLFGYELPEPEVHLYMADLGLLGSRKLTFQDFVKLMSEVVTEEEHGRELMEIFGMHQVNGRGASCECGDMERTTEHSYA from the exons ATGAGGGACTTTAGCAGCGAACCGAGAAGCACTCAAAACG gtATTATTAATCAAGCGTTCTCGAAGAGTGAGGAAAATATAATTGAATCAAAA ATAAGATGTCTCCATTCAACACTCGACCTTAGTGCGCCAGAAATTCAATGCAGCAATGACAAAAGAGGAAAACAAGCGACTTTCACCGTCAAAATAAACCAAG GTATTTGTGGGAAAATAGGAATCAAACTGGTACGTGGGATGTGCCAAATCGACGAAGAGAGAAGTCCAGACGAGAATGGGATATTTGTGCAATGCGTAAGGCCAGGAAGCCCATCAGAAGGAAAACTTATGCCCAAAGACCGGATAATAGCA ATTAATGGTGTCGATTTGACAAATCTGTCTCTTCGTACCGCTGAACAACATTTAAAGAAATCTGCTGCCAGCAGGCGACACGTCACTTTAACTGTAGAGAGATCAGAAAGCAACAGA GTGCAGTGTCAGACATCAACAGAGAGCTACAACCCACCAGAGATAAATCTTAAACAGCATTGGCTACAAG AGCTCGAGGCCGTGTTTAATGTCTACGCATCACATGACCACATGCGAAAAAGAGACTTTTTCAAGGCACTTCGTCTGTTTGGCTACGAGCTACCCGAGCCGGAAGTGCATTTGTACATGGCCGATCTCGGACTGCTGG GTTCCAGAAAGTTGACATTCCAAGACTTTGTAAAACTGATGTCAGAGGTTGTGACCGAAGAGGAACATGGTAGAGAATTGATGGAGATATTCGGGATGCACCAGGTTAACGGCAGGGGCGCGTCATGTGAGTGCGGTGACATGGAAAGGACTACCGAGCACTCGTATGCATGA
- the LOC5508981 gene encoding uncharacterized protein LOC5508981, protein MKSPGFGISSIPLVSKACKIFKLNKNATIANQGFKRVSSPNDVYQDICTPHNKDQETGFSWRNTLARWQRNTESAGERARSPRTSVRIYENPWGRQNTRDNTTNVGNEEIEKGNGDEGVLTLEMIKPSNGYLGLVLVGGADSPLKNHYVSDILPNSCASKCNCVRIGDELLEVNGHKLSGRTHADALTIFRSLPSVIKLVVFRNKDGNKTLLGSLRKPPEDVANRPEGDPNITSPQKRSARKRSIMETTTETSITSNATTVIEVLKSPNPFMRPAKQVRRVSRCSSFLGARLKEEEEDVSSMRSGDAEESVFDRGSVLDCDDSLSFISNTSEWCAQQLKTTLQERGPLSPSCRRNSCISLKSLAESLPGTINESVCAKGPFNDRWSSDEYDSMSCKSQYPRDGSLRVRSPPLIEDPRETSNEDQPQTPVILRKGSLRARGGLSLRRISGIGNQEVPATWPATVKQRQRSSINWDTFMPPKESPLQRSRSFSNRSSSKHTIFVPPSHPPVKNGPDANEKERSNRTKVQRTNSGRYITERKTITTEVVKDNRTGEWGFIIGGGMCSPYGNLPIHILDIQNPGISGVLRKGDEIIDFNGDNFEDVTYLEADRVIRQYEGTKARLIIKRKHVTRNRLQMANTFGNVWSAHARGTKISRARPGSFYY, encoded by the exons ATGAAATCTCCCGGTTTCGGTATTAGCTCAATTCCATTGGTATCGAAAGCCTGTAAAATCTTCAAGCTGAACAAAAATGCCACGATAGCAAATCAAGGCTTTAAAAGGGTCTCTTCGCCTAATGATGTGTACCAGGACATTTGTACGCCTCACAACAAGGATCAAGAAACGGGATTTAGTTGGAGGAATACCCTAGCGAGATGGCAAAGGAACACAGAAAGCGCGGGAGAACGAGCACGCTCGCCGAGAACTTCTGTCAGAATTTATGAGAACCCATGGGGAAGACAAAATACAAGAGACAACACGACAAATGTGGGCAACGAAGAGATAGAAAAAGGCAACGGAGACGAAGGCGTTCTTACCCTAGAG ATGATAAAGCCCAGTAATGGCTACCTCGGTCTGGTGTTGGTCGGAGGAGCTGATTCACCACTAAAAAACCACTACGTCAGCGATATCTTACCCAACTCCTGCGCATCCAAATGTAACTGCGTACGAATTGGAGACGAGCTACTCGAAGTAAACGGTCACAAACTGAGCGGGCGCACGCATGCCGACGCACTCACGATCTTTCGATCCCTTCCCTCAGTAATCAAACTCGTAGTCTTCAGAAATAAAGACGGGAATAAGACTTTGCTTGGGTCACTCCGAAAACCACCCGAAGACGTCGCGAATCGACCCGAAGGCGACCCGAACATTACGTCTCCCCAAAAGCGCTCAGCTCGTAAACGCAGTATCATGGAAACGACGACAGAGACGAGCATAACATCAAACGCGACTACAGTCATCGAGGTATTGAAGTCGCCAAACCCGTTTATGCGCCCCGCCAAGCAGGTTAGACGGGTTTCCCGATGTTCGTCGTTCCTCGGTGCCAGGCTgaaggaggaggaagaggatGTGTCGAGCATGCGCAGTGGTGACGCTGAGGAGAGCGTGTTTGATAGAGGGAGCGTGCTGGATTGCGACGACTCTTTGAGCTTCATCAGCAACACATCAGAGTGGTGCGCGCAACAG CTAAAAACAACATTACAAGAGCGAGGACCGCTAAGTCCATCCTGCCGCCGAAACTCGTGCATCTCATTAAAAAGTCTCGCAGAGTCCCTCCCAGGAACCATCAACGAAAGCGTCTGCGCAAAAGGCCCCTTCAACGACAGGTGGTCCTCAGATGAGTACGATTCGATGTCCTGCAAGTCTCAGTACCCCCGTGACGGTTCCTTGAGGGTACGCAGCCCCCCACTGATTGAGGACCCTCGGGAGACTTCCAATGAGGATCAACCGCAAACCCCAGTAATTCTGCGCAAAGGCTCACTTCGTGCAAGAGGAGGTCTGAGCCTGCGACGTATTAGCGGTATAGGAAACCAAGAAGTCCCAGCAACCTGGCCTGCTACGGTTAAACAGAGGCAACGGTCCTCCATCAACTGGGACACTTTTATGCCCCCAAAAGAAAGTCCACTTCAAAGAAGCCGCTCGTTTTCCAATAGGTCCTCATCTAAGCACACGATATTTGTCCCTCCGTCTCACCCACCTGTTAAAAATGGGCCAGATGCCAACGAGAAAGAAAGGTCAAATCGGACTAAGGTTCAGAGAACAAATAGCGGACGATATATCACCGAGAGAAAGACCATTACTACTGAGGTAGTTAAGGACAACAGAACTGGGGAGTGGGGCTTTATCATCGGAGGGGGAATGTGCTCCCCATACGGGAACTTACCCATTCACATCCTGGACATTCAAAACCCGGGAATATCCGGCGTACTGAGGAAAGGCGATGAAATTATTGATTTTAATGGAGACAACTTTGAAGACGTCACTTACTTAGAAGCTGACCGTGTAATACGACAGTACGAAGGCACGAAAGCGAGGCTGATTATTAAGCGAAAACACGTAACGCGAAATAGATTACAAATGGCAAACACTTTTGGGAATGTCTGGAGCGCGCATGCGCGTGGGACAAAAATATCGCGGGCTCGTCCGGGATCTTTCTACTACTGA